Proteins encoded within one genomic window of Nitrospina gracilis 3/211:
- a CDS encoding formylglycine-generating enzyme family protein, which produces MKKLFILIVLFSTFFIFATPVLAENPPEGMVKIPTGCFMMGTNNVYEYEVGRKNGRERPVHQVCIDSFYLDRHEAAQKEYVEVMGKNPSYFPGDNLPVEHVKFKEAQEYCSLRGKRLPTEAEWEYAARAGGVDDYPWGPEIDGDYVWYDLNSVRKPHPVGTRKANAFGVHDMLGSVWEWVSDWYSDHYYEVSPRDNPQGPQERQSWHVIRGGSWVDDPENIRVTVRYRGDSDGTYHFLVGVRCARDLTPSP; this is translated from the coding sequence ATGAAAAAGCTCTTTATCCTTATCGTTCTGTTTTCCACTTTCTTTATATTCGCGACCCCCGTTCTTGCCGAAAACCCGCCGGAAGGCATGGTGAAAATCCCCACCGGGTGTTTCATGATGGGAACCAATAACGTGTATGAGTACGAAGTGGGACGCAAAAACGGTCGCGAGCGGCCTGTTCACCAGGTTTGCATTGATTCATTTTACCTCGACAGGCATGAGGCCGCGCAGAAGGAATATGTCGAAGTCATGGGTAAAAATCCATCTTATTTCCCCGGCGACAACCTGCCTGTCGAGCACGTCAAATTCAAAGAAGCGCAGGAATACTGTTCCCTGAGGGGGAAACGCCTGCCCACTGAGGCGGAATGGGAGTATGCCGCCCGAGCCGGTGGTGTGGACGATTACCCCTGGGGCCCGGAGATAGACGGCGATTATGTCTGGTACGACCTCAATTCGGTGCGCAAACCGCATCCCGTCGGCACCCGGAAGGCGAATGCCTTTGGTGTTCACGACATGCTGGGAAGTGTGTGGGAATGGGTGAGTGACTGGTATTCCGACCATTATTACGAGGTCAGCCCGCGGGACAATCCACAGGGTCCTCAGGAACGCCAGAGCTGGCACGTGATTCGTGGGGGCTCCTGGGTGGACGATCCTGAAAATATCCGTGTTACGGTCCGTTACCGGGGGGATTCGGACGGCACCTATCATTTTCTTGTGGGTGTTCGCTGTGCCCGGGACCTCACACCCTCGCCCTGA
- the nth gene encoding endonuclease III, which yields MDRKTADTLFLKLSRRFPKAKSELEYETRFQLLVAVILSAQATDVSVNAATATLFPQYPTPSAMLKAGEKGLLKHIRRIGLAPTKAKNILKTCKILLEKFDGEVPENREALESLPGVGRKTANVVLNEGFGHPTIAVDTHVFRLSNRTGLAPSKNTVEAETRLLEIVPKKWKPNAHRYLIMQGRYVCKAKNYNCSHCVIVQECEFSDKRFLAEETVKLNK from the coding sequence TTGGACCGCAAAACCGCAGATACCTTGTTCCTCAAGTTGAGCCGTCGGTTTCCCAAAGCCAAGTCGGAACTGGAATATGAAACGCGCTTCCAATTGCTGGTGGCGGTTATCCTGAGCGCCCAGGCAACGGACGTCTCCGTCAACGCCGCAACCGCCACCCTGTTCCCTCAATATCCCACTCCCTCCGCCATGCTTAAAGCCGGTGAGAAGGGTCTGCTCAAACACATCCGCCGTATCGGCCTGGCTCCGACCAAGGCGAAAAATATCCTTAAGACCTGTAAGATTCTTCTGGAAAAATTCGACGGTGAAGTACCCGAAAACCGGGAAGCCCTGGAAAGCCTGCCAGGTGTGGGCCGCAAAACGGCAAACGTGGTGTTGAACGAAGGTTTCGGTCATCCCACCATTGCCGTCGACACGCATGTGTTCCGCCTTTCCAACCGGACCGGCCTTGCTCCCAGCAAAAATACGGTGGAAGCGGAAACCAGGCTTTTGGAAATTGTTCCAAAAAAGTGGAAACCGAATGCCCATCGTTACCTCATCATGCAGGGACGATACGTGTGCAAGGCAAAAAACTACAACTGTTCCCATTGCGTCATTGTCCAGGAATGCGAGTTTTCAGATAAACGTTTTTTGGCTGAAGAAACTGTTAAATTAAATAAATGA
- a CDS encoding M14 family metallopeptidase, translated as MNFNTSNSYQQVVDRVRAAAPAHSIIDTLGNLEVGNASYPLLKITFGTRGGKTVLISAGIHGDEPAGVEAVCTFLESRLYEPYLGEWEFHVIPCINPTGFEAGTRENHAGEDLNRAFQWEHPPLEVACVKSVFANGPFDLDLELHEDVDSVGYYLYQKDQDNFVSDLGRKILDAVELVMPLDENEEIEESPADRGLLARLKGPEEMDFWPMAIYAYVQGCRHMFTMETSGRFPLKQRIEAHLTGIEVALREFSRVSR; from the coding sequence ATGAATTTCAATACGTCAAACTCTTATCAACAAGTGGTGGACCGGGTGCGGGCAGCAGCGCCCGCCCATTCGATCATCGACACACTTGGCAACCTGGAGGTCGGAAACGCCTCCTATCCCCTATTGAAAATCACTTTTGGTACCCGAGGCGGTAAAACGGTTTTAATCTCAGCCGGAATTCATGGGGACGAGCCCGCAGGCGTGGAAGCAGTCTGCACATTTCTTGAAAGCAGACTTTACGAACCCTATCTGGGCGAGTGGGAATTTCACGTCATACCGTGTATCAATCCAACCGGCTTTGAAGCAGGTACCCGGGAAAATCATGCGGGAGAAGACCTGAACCGGGCCTTTCAATGGGAGCATCCCCCCTTGGAGGTGGCGTGTGTGAAGTCCGTATTCGCCAACGGGCCGTTTGACCTTGATCTCGAGCTTCATGAAGACGTCGATAGCGTCGGATACTACCTGTACCAGAAAGATCAGGATAATTTTGTGTCCGACCTGGGACGGAAGATTCTGGACGCCGTGGAACTCGTGATGCCTCTGGACGAGAACGAGGAAATTGAGGAGTCGCCCGCTGACCGGGGTCTGCTTGCGCGGCTAAAGGGACCGGAGGAAATGGATTTTTGGCCTATGGCCATTTACGCTTACGTCCAGGGATGCCGCCATATGTTCACCATGGAGACATCGGGGCGGTTTCCCTTGAAACAGCGAATAGAAGCGCACCTCACGGGCATAGAGGTGGCTTTAAGGGAGTTTTCCCGCGTTTCCCGGTAA
- a CDS encoding LysM peptidoglycan-binding domain-containing protein, which translates to MRLKQLLIACVLCLFSLAASPVWATFPGEFHEQKEFNFTVPVGLETQVSFWKAIYSKYTTRQVVIHDDEDLSIIYHVVELGDNKSNRYRRREVRKAINKYKTILHKLARLNNFNNLSYEEDRVARLVKKDFYQAARRIRDQLGQADRFEDGIRRAGRYMPEIKRIFKEVGVPVQLSALPHVESSFQVHAYSSAGAAGVWQFTRSTGRRFMSINYEVDERKDPILAAYAAAKLLKYNYESIGSWPLAITAYNHGLRGMTRAKARHGDDIVKIVRSYKSRTFGFASRNFFAEFLAALEVSSNPNLYFPNHVREKPIRYSTVQLRDYVNISTLEKYLGMDREEIAFYNPALRRPVITGKKHVPKHYVLKAPADRYPNLAGLYEDIPEALKHNKQMRSRWYKVQWGDTLISIANRLGTTVSKLKELNVIGHRNRIYRGQVLEIPGWSDEKVKVTEIKTDWNQYDFQVGDTFLYRVKRRDTLTRIAKKHGVHVGVLAKINNLTNPHALRVGQRVKVPKDPNMIEAKLVAKKTEAAKKEKLEVTVKQVAVKPEVSTKNQKEEGDTVLASTGVQEFNTDRPAFRPMRFIPRMEGEYPIGIAKVDFDETLSHFADWARISIRELRRLNNLRWRSRIHINQTIKVPFRRVTPEEFETKRQEYHKAIQEDFYTTYKVEKVLVRKLKKGDTLWELCNNEYVIPLWLLGYYNPGKDLNSLHIGENIKIPLIAEIKA; encoded by the coding sequence GTGCGATTGAAACAACTCCTGATTGCGTGCGTGCTGTGTCTGTTCAGTCTGGCTGCCTCACCTGTTTGGGCGACATTTCCAGGTGAGTTCCACGAGCAGAAGGAATTCAACTTCACTGTTCCGGTGGGGTTGGAAACACAGGTCAGTTTCTGGAAGGCCATTTACAGCAAGTACACCACCCGCCAAGTTGTCATTCACGACGATGAAGACCTGAGCATCATCTACCATGTGGTTGAATTGGGAGACAATAAATCCAACCGCTATCGCCGGAGGGAAGTCCGAAAGGCCATCAACAAGTACAAAACCATCCTTCACAAACTGGCCCGGCTTAATAATTTCAACAACCTGAGTTACGAAGAAGATCGTGTGGCACGCCTGGTGAAAAAGGACTTCTACCAGGCTGCGCGTCGCATTCGCGACCAGCTGGGACAGGCCGACCGTTTTGAAGACGGCATCCGCCGGGCTGGACGTTACATGCCGGAGATCAAAAGAATCTTCAAGGAAGTGGGGGTCCCGGTTCAGTTGTCGGCTTTGCCGCATGTGGAATCTTCTTTCCAGGTTCACGCATACTCCAGTGCCGGCGCTGCGGGTGTGTGGCAGTTCACGCGAAGTACGGGGCGCCGGTTCATGAGCATCAATTACGAGGTTGACGAGCGTAAAGATCCCATCCTTGCCGCTTATGCCGCAGCGAAACTGCTCAAATACAATTACGAATCGATCGGAAGCTGGCCTTTAGCCATCACCGCCTACAACCACGGATTGCGCGGAATGACCCGTGCCAAGGCTAGACACGGCGACGACATTGTAAAAATTGTGCGGAGCTACAAAAGCCGTACCTTTGGATTTGCTTCCCGTAATTTCTTCGCTGAATTCCTGGCAGCCCTGGAAGTGAGCAGCAATCCCAACCTGTATTTTCCCAACCATGTCAGAGAAAAACCAATTCGCTACAGTACGGTCCAACTCCGGGACTACGTGAATATTTCCACCCTGGAAAAATACCTGGGTATGGACCGCGAGGAGATCGCGTTTTACAACCCGGCCCTGCGCCGTCCGGTGATCACGGGTAAAAAGCATGTCCCCAAGCATTATGTATTGAAGGCTCCTGCAGACCGGTACCCAAACCTTGCCGGACTGTATGAAGACATCCCGGAAGCGTTGAAACACAATAAACAGATGCGGTCCCGCTGGTATAAAGTCCAATGGGGGGACACTCTCATCAGTATTGCCAACCGTCTGGGCACAACGGTTTCCAAACTTAAGGAACTGAACGTCATTGGTCACCGCAACCGGATTTATCGGGGACAGGTTCTGGAAATTCCGGGCTGGAGCGATGAAAAGGTAAAAGTCACCGAAATCAAAACCGACTGGAACCAATATGACTTTCAGGTAGGCGATACGTTTCTGTACCGGGTTAAACGGCGCGACACTCTGACTCGTATTGCGAAAAAACACGGCGTTCATGTAGGCGTTTTGGCCAAGATCAACAACCTCACCAACCCACATGCCCTGCGCGTGGGCCAGAGGGTGAAAGTGCCCAAAGATCCGAACATGATCGAGGCCAAGCTGGTGGCGAAAAAGACGGAAGCGGCCAAGAAAGAAAAACTGGAGGTGACGGTTAAGCAGGTCGCAGTGAAGCCGGAGGTTTCCACGAAAAATCAAAAGGAAGAGGGCGATACGGTTCTGGCCAGCACGGGGGTTCAGGAATTCAATACGGACCGGCCGGCATTTCGCCCGATGCGTTTCATCCCCCGGATGGAAGGGGAATACCCCATTGGTATCGCCAAGGTGGACTTCGATGAAACTTTAAGCCATTTTGCAGACTGGGCCCGCATCTCGATTCGAGAGCTTCGACGGCTCAACAACCTTCGATGGAGAAGTCGGATTCATATCAATCAGACCATCAAGGTTCCTTTCCGCCGGGTGACACCGGAAGAATTTGAAACCAAGCGTCAGGAGTACCACAAGGCAATCCAGGAAGATTTCTATACCACTTACAAGGTCGAAAAGGTTTTGGTGCGAAAATTGAAAAAGGGCGACACCTTGTGGGAACTTTGCAACAATGAATATGTGATTCCGCTTTGGCTTCTGGGTTATTACAACCCGGGGAAAGACCTCAATTCCCTCCACATTGGCGAGAACATCAAAATTCCTCTCATCGCCGAAATCAAGGCGTGA
- a CDS encoding EscU/YscU/HrcU family type III secretion system export apparatus switch protein — protein sequence MNDESPKKPKSAVSLRYDGARNTAPVVTAKGQGLIAERIIDLAREHNIPIKEDPDLVQVLSQVNLNQEIPPAIYQVVAELLAFIYKMNQEYQPPSK from the coding sequence ATGAACGACGAATCCCCCAAAAAGCCCAAAAGCGCTGTTTCGCTTCGCTACGATGGTGCCCGGAACACGGCCCCGGTGGTCACCGCAAAAGGGCAAGGCCTTATAGCAGAACGAATTATAGACCTTGCTCGGGAACACAACATCCCCATAAAAGAAGACCCCGACCTCGTGCAGGTCCTTTCCCAGGTTAACCTGAACCAGGAAATCCCACCGGCCATTTATCAGGTCGTTGCGGAGTTGCTGGCATTTATTTACAAAATGAACCAGGAGTACCAGCCTCCCTCCAAATGA
- the fliK gene encoding flagellar hook-length control protein FliK, with the protein MTTQQPIDEMVSTLKQAVDHPVLLRESKIDPELLGKLRDTLRLLSPSSENKLEAPRMQEMVDRSGIHYETKVRNLLLQEGGNDRFQRLQLDLKGQLMELATRLEEATQKTGTPLRQLQDVLQAVHRSVQNIEFHQLSNQFAKQEQIPQLLPLPQSLFEGGSQLKIYVRRDWEGDSQSSDPENKSFNMVFFLDMTALGPLRVDTSMRPEGLSVSIETENPVVKTFLENHLLDLKTRMQELGFAIRVSTILKEQVDRDLPDHLTQWVIQEPTRLVDIET; encoded by the coding sequence ATGACGACACAGCAACCGATCGACGAGATGGTCTCGACTCTCAAGCAGGCTGTCGATCACCCAGTCCTGTTGAGGGAATCGAAAATCGACCCGGAACTTCTGGGCAAACTACGGGATACCCTGCGCCTGCTTTCACCCTCGTCTGAAAATAAACTGGAGGCCCCGCGCATGCAGGAGATGGTGGATCGGTCAGGGATCCATTATGAAACCAAAGTGCGGAACCTGCTTTTGCAGGAAGGAGGAAACGACCGCTTTCAACGCCTCCAGTTGGACTTGAAAGGTCAATTGATGGAACTGGCGACCCGGCTGGAGGAGGCCACGCAAAAAACCGGTACTCCCTTGCGGCAGTTGCAGGATGTTCTCCAGGCGGTTCACCGTTCTGTGCAGAACATTGAGTTTCACCAGCTGTCGAACCAGTTTGCAAAGCAGGAGCAGATTCCCCAGTTGTTGCCGTTGCCGCAATCGTTGTTTGAAGGTGGGTCACAACTAAAAATCTATGTACGGCGAGACTGGGAAGGGGATTCGCAAAGCTCCGATCCGGAAAACAAATCATTCAACATGGTGTTCTTTTTAGACATGACCGCGCTTGGCCCTTTGAGGGTGGATACCAGTATGCGGCCCGAAGGACTGTCGGTTTCCATCGAAACGGAAAACCCGGTTGTGAAGACCTTCCTGGAAAACCATCTCCTGGACCTGAAAACCCGCATGCAGGAACTGGGATTTGCTATCCGCGTTTCCACGATTTTGAAGGAACAGGTGGATCGGGACCTGCCAGATCATTTGACCCAGTGGGTGATTCAGGAACCCACCCGGCTGGTGGATATTGAGACATGA
- a CDS encoding flagellar basal body-associated FliL family protein — MAQEGKDQKDRDPSIGLEDTDDIERLLAEEEKRQEDELRKATPFRKAILWLQIYREQALKYTAVSLGAVLVSGIAYYLFLMFTTPVVETDFTQQAREEETLPFEKPNVYALKPFFLPITAKNGTETGQFLKVQVSLLLSNNKLDQELEKALPNLRSGIYRQLSRKTLKDFQNPKKPIKTRLKQEILAMSNSFLVRGSGVITDVLFTEFVVTAS, encoded by the coding sequence ATGGCCCAAGAAGGCAAAGATCAAAAGGATCGGGATCCAAGTATCGGGTTGGAAGATACCGATGATATCGAACGCCTGTTAGCGGAGGAAGAGAAAAGGCAGGAGGATGAGTTAAGAAAGGCGACTCCCTTCCGAAAGGCGATCCTTTGGCTGCAGATTTACCGTGAACAGGCTCTTAAATATACGGCCGTTTCCCTGGGCGCAGTGCTGGTGTCCGGCATCGCCTATTACCTGTTTTTGATGTTCACCACCCCGGTGGTGGAAACCGATTTCACCCAGCAGGCTCGGGAAGAGGAGACCCTGCCATTTGAAAAGCCAAATGTGTATGCATTAAAACCATTTTTCCTTCCCATCACGGCCAAGAATGGGACAGAAACCGGTCAGTTTCTAAAGGTCCAGGTCAGCCTTCTGCTCAGCAATAACAAACTCGACCAGGAACTCGAAAAGGCGCTTCCCAACCTGCGCTCCGGAATTTACCGGCAATTGTCCCGCAAAACCTTGAAAGACTTCCAGAATCCCAAAAAGCCGATTAAAACCCGGTTAAAGCAGGAAATTCTGGCCATGTCCAACTCGTTTCTGGTTCGTGGGTCAGGGGTGATCACAGACGTGCTCTTCACTGAGTTTGTTGTCACTGCTTCCTGA
- the coaE gene encoding dephospho-CoA kinase (Dephospho-CoA kinase (CoaE) performs the final step in coenzyme A biosynthesis.), whose product MALLIGLTGGIGSGKTTVAGMLQELGGYVIDADLLCRELVRPDEPAWREIVGHFGDSILNSDRTLNRARLGDVVFRDPAEKQVLESILHPRVFEEEERRFAGIVRNDPEALVFIDAALLIESGNYRKVDKVIVVAGDRQTQLENSLKKGFLRREEIERRIENQMKVEDKLAYADFIIRNDGDLQLLKQNVRRVFEDLKALNK is encoded by the coding sequence GTGGCACTTCTAATCGGATTGACAGGCGGGATCGGCTCCGGCAAAACCACCGTCGCCGGGATGTTGCAGGAACTTGGCGGATACGTAATCGATGCCGACCTGTTGTGCCGTGAGCTGGTACGTCCGGATGAGCCCGCGTGGCGCGAGATTGTAGGACATTTTGGGGATTCCATCCTCAATTCCGACCGCACGCTGAACCGCGCCAGATTGGGGGATGTGGTGTTTCGCGACCCCGCAGAAAAGCAGGTTTTGGAATCCATTCTGCACCCCCGGGTGTTCGAGGAGGAGGAACGGCGGTTTGCCGGAATCGTCCGGAACGATCCTGAGGCCCTGGTTTTTATTGATGCCGCACTCTTAATTGAATCTGGAAATTACCGTAAAGTAGATAAGGTTATTGTGGTCGCGGGTGACCGCCAAACCCAACTGGAGAATTCTCTTAAAAAAGGATTTTTGAGGCGGGAGGAAATCGAACGCCGCATTGAAAACCAGATGAAGGTGGAAGACAAACTGGCGTATGCGGATTTTATCATTCGGAACGATGGAGACCTTCAGCTCCTTAAACAGAATGTTCGCAGAGTATTCGAGGACTTGAAGGCTCTCAACAAATAA
- a CDS encoding aminotransferase class IV encodes MTIKINLNGTIDNDAFISVLDHGFLFGDSVYEVVSTIDGQVVFLAEHLRRLRQSAAALNLVIPYSDTKFGEEIHRTLKSAGNTESYVRIIVTRGVGELDLDPTSCTSPNVIILAKEAVIYPQENYDKGIHLALVSVKRNLKESLNPELKTGNYLNNVLAKMEANRTGAADALMLNSSGYLTECTTSNIFFVKDGRIFTPSLDCGILEGITREKILRLARENGFLVEEGEWPPEALEQAEEAFITGTVKKIMPVTLLNSRPVGNGKPGPTTKKLMRLYEDFLKRVLE; translated from the coding sequence ATGACCATCAAAATTAATCTGAATGGAACCATTGACAACGATGCTTTTATTTCAGTACTCGACCATGGTTTTTTGTTTGGCGATAGTGTCTACGAAGTGGTTTCTACAATCGATGGACAGGTCGTTTTTCTGGCTGAACATTTACGCCGTCTCCGGCAGTCGGCCGCGGCACTGAATCTGGTTATACCTTACAGTGACACAAAGTTTGGCGAGGAAATCCACCGCACCTTGAAATCGGCGGGAAATACCGAGTCCTATGTTCGCATTATTGTTACTCGTGGGGTGGGAGAACTTGACCTCGACCCTACCTCCTGCACGTCGCCGAACGTAATCATCCTTGCCAAGGAGGCGGTGATTTATCCTCAGGAAAATTACGACAAAGGAATTCACCTCGCGTTGGTGAGCGTGAAGCGCAACCTGAAAGAATCTTTGAACCCTGAATTGAAAACCGGCAACTACCTGAACAACGTGCTGGCCAAAATGGAAGCAAACAGAACCGGAGCGGCCGATGCGTTGATGCTCAACTCCTCCGGTTACTTGACGGAATGCACCACCAGTAACATTTTTTTCGTTAAAGATGGTCGTATTTTCACTCCGTCCCTGGATTGCGGCATACTTGAAGGCATCACCCGTGAAAAAATCCTGAGGCTGGCTCGTGAAAATGGGTTCCTTGTAGAAGAAGGCGAATGGCCTCCAGAGGCCCTGGAACAGGCGGAAGAGGCTTTCATCACGGGCACGGTGAAAAAAATCATGCCGGTAACCCTCCTTAACAGCCGACCTGTCGGTAATGGCAAACCCGGGCCCACAACCAAAAAATTGATGCGTTTGTACGAGGATTTTCTCAAGCGGGTTCTGGAATGA
- a CDS encoding CvpA family protein has translation MTFFDIVVLTIVLISAAYSAYRGMVRELFTFAGLFLGYVVALNFQGEMAETLLNTLDSPTLAHVLAFFLLFTGVYFAVYFLGKLLKKYIEKSESISRMDRVWGGVIGAVKGVFIIVVVLFPLQYLPDTYRSITDDSSLHPKLEELVEVFEENVDVPKEYIEKLNETDLKSTMRETVGEVRELKDGIEETLENGKEKFNEAAEMKDKIQEVFTKEDKEKLNEILDKMSDDEK, from the coding sequence ATGACATTTTTTGATATCGTCGTTCTCACAATTGTTTTAATCAGTGCAGCTTATTCCGCCTATCGTGGAATGGTGCGGGAGCTGTTTACTTTTGCCGGCCTGTTTTTAGGCTATGTAGTGGCGTTGAATTTTCAGGGTGAGATGGCGGAAACTTTACTGAATACTCTCGACAGTCCCACTCTTGCGCACGTTCTTGCGTTCTTCCTGTTATTCACGGGAGTGTATTTCGCAGTTTATTTTTTGGGAAAACTGCTTAAAAAGTACATTGAGAAATCAGAATCCATCTCGCGCATGGACCGCGTATGGGGTGGCGTTATAGGTGCCGTGAAGGGAGTTTTTATCATCGTTGTGGTCTTGTTCCCCTTGCAATACCTCCCTGATACCTACCGGAGCATTACAGACGATTCCTCTTTACATCCCAAGCTGGAAGAGCTTGTGGAGGTGTTCGAGGAAAACGTGGATGTCCCCAAAGAGTATATTGAAAAGTTAAACGAGACGGATCTTAAAAGCACCATGCGCGAGACTGTGGGCGAAGTCCGGGAACTGAAAGACGGAATTGAGGAAACTCTCGAGAATGGCAAGGAAAAATTCAATGAGGCCGCTGAGATGAAGGATAAGATTCAGGAAGTCTTCACGAAGGAAGACAAGGAAAAGTTAAATGAAATTCTTGATAAAATGAGTGATGACGAAAAGTAA